Proteins encoded within one genomic window of Novosphingobium pentaromativorans US6-1:
- a CDS encoding AAA family ATPase produces MIERLRRKAFLPESRKGLNVRFGIAEAAQLLGCSTNRIRMAEDDGRLPPPPASENGRRVGYTVEEMLHMREVLGASPARAPLDVPAMIAVQNFKGGVGKSTVTTHLAHYFAVQGYRVLVVDCDSQATTTTLFGFNPHFNITREETLYPYLSIDPTQADLLYAVKHTPWPNVDLIPSNLELFDVEYELAAAGADGQSVLAARFRKLKQGLMDLARDYDVVILDPPPALGTISLAVMQAANALLVPLAATTPDFCSTVQFLSMMDQVLEQLTSVGIAVDYSFVRLICSKFDQGDPSHEMVRTIMEQAFGPALLPVPILESAEISHAALRMMTVYELEKPIGTPRTHKRCRANLDEALGQIEQLVRTGWGRSQRVDEELLVNG; encoded by the coding sequence TGCGTTTCGGCATTGCCGAGGCGGCGCAGTTGCTCGGCTGTTCGACCAATCGCATCCGCATGGCCGAGGACGACGGGCGCCTGCCCCCTCCCCCGGCCAGCGAGAACGGGCGCCGGGTCGGCTACACGGTCGAGGAAATGCTGCACATGCGCGAGGTGCTGGGCGCCTCCCCTGCCCGCGCGCCGCTCGACGTTCCGGCCATGATCGCGGTGCAGAATTTCAAGGGCGGCGTCGGCAAGTCGACTGTCACCACCCACCTCGCCCACTATTTCGCGGTGCAGGGTTACCGCGTCCTCGTCGTCGACTGCGACAGCCAGGCGACCACGACGACGCTGTTCGGTTTCAACCCGCATTTCAACATCACCCGCGAGGAAACGCTTTACCCCTACCTCTCGATCGACCCGACCCAGGCCGACTTGCTCTATGCGGTCAAGCACACGCCCTGGCCCAATGTCGATCTCATCCCCTCCAACCTCGAGCTGTTCGACGTCGAGTACGAACTGGCCGCGGCCGGAGCGGACGGGCAATCGGTGCTGGCCGCGCGTTTTCGCAAGCTCAAGCAGGGGCTGATGGACCTGGCGCGCGACTATGACGTCGTCATCCTCGATCCCCCCCCTGCCCTGGGCACGATCAGCCTTGCCGTGATGCAGGCGGCCAATGCGCTGCTCGTGCCGCTGGCGGCAACGACGCCGGACTTCTGTTCGACGGTGCAGTTCCTCTCGATGATGGACCAGGTCCTCGAGCAGCTGACCAGTGTGGGGATCGCCGTCGATTACAGCTTCGTGCGGCTGATCTGCTCCAAGTTCGACCAGGGCGATCCCAGCCACGAAATGGTGCGCACCATCATGGAGCAGGCTTTCGGCCCGGCCTTGCTCCCGGTCCCGATCCTCGAAAGCGCAGAAATCAGCCATGCCGCACTGCGCATGATGACGGTTTACGAGCTGGAGAAGCCGATCGGCACGCCGCGCACGCACAAGCGCTGCCGCGCCAACCTGGACGAGGCACTCGGCCAGATCGAGCAGCTCGTGCGGACCGGTTGGGGCCGTTCGCAGCGCGTCGACGAGGAGCTGTTGGTCAATGGCTAA
- a CDS encoding ParB/RepB/Spo0J family partition protein, which produces MARKQSDYLAALLSDEDEVAPAAETSQEAATSPAPTERAPRSERARGTTLLGRESALARVATGEVRQVTQLLLDPARVRVWEGNARSYAHLSEDSCRELIDSIIAEGGQKVPAVVRRIDGDPDHDYEVIAGTRRHWSISWLRAHSYPDMQFVAQVAQLDDEAAFRLADLENRARKDVSDLERARNYAAALKDHYGNHMTRMAERLKLSKGWLSKMLKVAAIPDAVLAAFASPADVQLKPAYPLAQMLDDKDKAPAIRKEAARLAREQEARRASGRPALPAADVLKALLAAPEAEQTRAAPLVVTSSHGRPLVSVQTSNRQGVTLRLHAGSGADADEVLAAVRDALDRLDSEGRGLQR; this is translated from the coding sequence ATGGCCCGCAAGCAATCAGACTATCTCGCCGCCCTGCTCTCTGACGAAGATGAGGTCGCTCCGGCGGCCGAAACTTCGCAAGAGGCAGCGACCTCCCCTGCCCCGACTGAGCGAGCGCCGCGATCCGAGCGCGCCCGCGGGACGACCCTGCTCGGCCGCGAAAGCGCGCTGGCCCGCGTGGCGACCGGGGAAGTGCGCCAGGTTACGCAATTGCTGCTCGATCCCGCGCGCGTGCGCGTCTGGGAAGGCAATGCCCGCAGCTATGCCCACCTTTCGGAAGACTCCTGCCGCGAACTGATCGATTCCATCATCGCCGAAGGCGGGCAGAAAGTGCCGGCCGTGGTGCGGCGCATCGATGGCGACCCCGATCACGATTACGAGGTGATCGCGGGAACCCGGCGGCATTGGTCGATCTCCTGGCTGCGCGCCCATTCCTACCCGGACATGCAGTTCGTGGCGCAAGTGGCGCAGCTTGACGACGAGGCCGCGTTCCGCCTTGCCGATCTTGAGAACCGCGCCCGCAAGGACGTCTCGGATCTGGAACGCGCGCGCAATTATGCCGCAGCGCTGAAAGATCACTACGGCAACCACATGACCCGCATGGCCGAGCGTCTCAAGCTGTCCAAGGGATGGCTTTCGAAGATGCTCAAGGTCGCCGCCATTCCCGATGCGGTCCTGGCCGCCTTCGCCTCTCCCGCCGACGTCCAGCTGAAGCCGGCTTACCCGCTGGCGCAGATGCTCGACGACAAGGACAAGGCTCCGGCGATCCGCAAGGAGGCCGCGCGCCTGGCGAGGGAACAGGAGGCGCGGCGCGCGTCGGGCCGCCCCGCCCTGCCCGCTGCCGACGTGCTCAAGGCGCTGCTTGCCGCTCCGGAGGCCGAGCAGACCAGGGCCGCGCCCCTCGTCGTCACATCTTCTCACGGCCGCCCGCTGGTAAGCGTCCAGACCTCGAACCGGCAGGGCGTGACCTTGCGCCTCCACGCGGGGTCCGGTGCCGATGCCGACGAAGTCCTCGCCGCCGTGCGCGATGCCCTCGACCGGCTCGATAGCGAAGGCCGGGGGCTGCAGCGGTGA
- a CDS encoding replication initiator protein A, translated as MSRARKAAIAEQFDLFLPYIADLPLRDQREMMERPFFSLAKSKRVKAIDYTSPDGKLWVHVSANPDYGMATIWDADILIYCASVLADMARRGANDVPRKLHIMPYDLLRAIGRPTTGRAYELLGQALDRLVSTTIKTNIRAENRREATFSWLDGWTQLVDERTERSRGMTLELSNWFWEGVMMKGGVLSIDRAYFDITGGRERWLYRVARKHAGGAGEAGFAISMPVLFEKSGAEGQYRRFKFEMLKLAEKNELPGYSLCVETAKDGEPMLRMRRVDGKGGAESNLPANPAEPHVSPGKHAGTIPEKAPAESAPAKTGDRRGQGGKQSAAPAAQATEAQADVIDARKLIRSTLAGLSDAATRGFMTDETIDYLRQNCPGWDLHALHAEFERWVSASPERTPADWQRAFIGWVKRHHEKHRHTLRG; from the coding sequence ATGAGCCGCGCACGCAAAGCTGCCATTGCCGAGCAGTTCGATCTCTTCCTGCCCTACATTGCCGACCTGCCCCTGCGCGACCAGCGCGAGATGATGGAGCGGCCCTTCTTCAGCCTGGCCAAATCCAAGCGCGTGAAGGCGATCGATTACACCAGCCCCGACGGCAAGCTCTGGGTCCATGTCTCCGCCAACCCGGATTACGGCATGGCCACGATCTGGGATGCCGACATCCTGATCTACTGCGCCAGCGTGCTGGCCGACATGGCGCGGCGCGGCGCGAACGATGTGCCGCGCAAGCTGCATATCATGCCCTACGACCTCTTGCGCGCGATCGGGCGGCCGACCACCGGGCGCGCCTATGAACTGCTGGGCCAGGCACTCGACCGTCTCGTCTCGACCACGATCAAGACCAACATCCGCGCCGAGAACCGCCGCGAGGCGACTTTCTCCTGGCTCGATGGCTGGACCCAGCTCGTCGATGAGCGCACCGAGCGTTCGCGCGGGATGACGCTGGAGCTGTCGAACTGGTTCTGGGAAGGCGTGATGATGAAGGGCGGGGTGCTGTCCATCGACCGCGCCTATTTCGACATTACCGGCGGGCGCGAGCGCTGGCTCTACCGCGTCGCGCGCAAGCATGCCGGCGGCGCGGGCGAAGCCGGCTTCGCGATTTCCATGCCGGTGCTGTTCGAGAAGTCCGGCGCCGAAGGGCAATATCGGCGCTTCAAGTTCGAGATGCTCAAGCTCGCCGAGAAGAACGAACTGCCCGGTTACAGCCTCTGCGTCGAAACGGCGAAGGACGGCGAGCCGATGCTGCGCATGCGCCGCGTCGACGGGAAGGGCGGGGCGGAGTCGAACCTGCCGGCCAATCCTGCAGAGCCTCATGTTTCCCCGGGGAAACACGCCGGGACGATTCCGGAAAAGGCGCCTGCCGAGAGCGCACCCGCCAAGACCGGAGACAGGCGAGGGCAGGGGGGCAAGCAGTCTGCTGCACCCGCAGCTCAGGCCACCGAAGCCCAGGCAGACGTCATCGATGCCCGCAAGCTGATCCGCTCGACCCTCGCCGGTCTTTCCGATGCCGCGACGCGCGGTTTCATGACCGACGAGACGATTGACTACTTGCGCCAGAATTGCCCGGGCTGGGATCTCCACGCCCTTCACGCCGAATTCGAACGCTGGGTCTCTGCCTCACCCGAGCGCACCCCGGCCGACTGGCAACGCGCCTTCATCGGTTGGGTCAAGCGCCATCACGAAAAGCACCGGCACACCCTGCGCGGGTAA
- a CDS encoding type II toxin-antitoxin system HipA family toxin yields MAADTLDRLVVWSNRRIAGDLVIDLGGAMHFAYAEDWLADRGAPALSHALPKQAGAFGDALCKAVFGGLLPEEGQRTAIARALGVSPDNPFLLLAALGGDVAGDLAFLPPGEQPPPAPTERPAEALDDAALADLLQRLPRVPMLAGEGGARLSLAGAQGKLPVVLANGRIAVPRIGEPSTHLIKPEPERFPGLAANEAFCLALARAAGLDAATGQWQAVAGKPYLLVARYDRVERNGQIQRLHQEDFAQALGVPSNRKYASEGGPAFRDCFALVRQATTRPAREVLKLADAAIFNLIIGNADAHAKNFSLLRREDGEVVLAPLYDLVATFIWPELSARLAMRFGPAASLEEVDGDSLIGFAQDSGLTLPFLRRRAAALAGQVEAAIARGIEVPGLAATALPGELSQAISDRAGRLALKARG; encoded by the coding sequence ATGGCTGCTGACACTCTCGACCGCCTCGTCGTCTGGTCCAATCGCCGCATCGCGGGCGACCTTGTGATCGACCTCGGCGGGGCGATGCATTTCGCCTATGCCGAGGACTGGCTGGCGGATCGCGGGGCCCCTGCCCTGTCCCACGCCCTGCCCAAGCAGGCGGGAGCCTTCGGCGATGCCTTGTGCAAGGCCGTGTTCGGCGGGCTGCTTCCCGAGGAAGGGCAGCGCACGGCGATTGCCCGTGCGCTGGGCGTTTCACCCGACAACCCGTTCCTGCTGCTGGCGGCGCTGGGCGGCGATGTTGCAGGCGACCTTGCCTTCCTGCCCCCGGGGGAGCAACCGCCTCCGGCCCCGACCGAAAGGCCCGCAGAGGCGCTCGATGACGCGGCGCTCGCCGATCTTCTCCAGCGCCTGCCCCGGGTTCCCATGCTGGCGGGCGAAGGGGGGGCACGCCTCAGCCTTGCCGGGGCGCAGGGCAAGCTCCCCGTGGTCCTGGCAAACGGGAGGATCGCCGTACCGCGCATCGGCGAGCCTTCGACCCACCTGATCAAGCCGGAGCCCGAACGCTTTCCCGGTCTGGCCGCCAATGAGGCCTTCTGTCTTGCGCTTGCGCGCGCTGCCGGGCTCGATGCAGCGACCGGGCAGTGGCAGGCAGTTGCCGGGAAGCCCTACCTGCTCGTCGCGCGCTACGACCGGGTTGAAAGGAACGGGCAGATCCAGCGGCTGCATCAGGAAGATTTCGCGCAGGCGCTGGGCGTGCCGTCCAACCGGAAATACGCCAGCGAGGGCGGACCCGCCTTCCGCGATTGCTTTGCGCTCGTGCGGCAGGCCACCACGCGCCCGGCGCGGGAGGTTCTCAAGCTGGCCGATGCAGCGATCTTCAACCTGATCATCGGCAATGCCGACGCCCATGCCAAGAATTTCAGCCTGCTGCGCCGGGAGGATGGGGAAGTCGTCCTTGCCCCGCTCTACGATCTGGTGGCGACGTTCATCTGGCCGGAACTTTCCGCAAGGCTCGCCATGCGCTTCGGCCCAGCTGCCAGCCTCGAGGAAGTGGATGGCGACAGCCTGATAGGGTTCGCGCAGGACAGCGGCCTCACCCTGCCCTTCCTGCGCCGGCGCGCCGCAGCTCTGGCTGGACAAGTCGAAGCGGCGATTGCCCGGGGTATCGAGGTGCCCGGTCTGGCAGCTACGGCACTCCCCGGCGAACTCTCTCAGGCCATCTCGGACCGGGCGGGTCGACTGGCACTCAAGGCACGCGGATAG
- a CDS encoding type II toxin-antitoxin system Y4mF family antitoxin, with protein sequence MDTAGIGQIIREERKALGLHQDQLAAASGVGLRFIVELERGKVTAQIGKVIAVLSALGCEVQVLRPGDLRPGERGDGC encoded by the coding sequence ATGGACACGGCCGGGATCGGGCAGATCATTCGCGAGGAACGCAAAGCGCTGGGCCTGCACCAAGATCAGCTGGCGGCAGCAAGCGGGGTGGGCTTGCGTTTCATCGTCGAGTTGGAGCGAGGCAAGGTCACGGCGCAGATCGGCAAGGTGATTGCGGTCTTGTCGGCGCTGGGCTGCGAAGTGCAGGTCCTGCGTCCCGGCGATCTCCGGCCGGGAGAGCGCGGCGATGGCTGCTGA